The following are encoded in a window of Thermodesulfobacterium geofontis OPF15 genomic DNA:
- a CDS encoding dissimilatory sulfite reductase D family protein — MTKEELKQKILQVIEEKVKKGGKSKVYLKDIQRELPDVSPRDIKNAANELVREGKLEYFSSGSTVLFGIPGVGIGVETAFKKEETEE, encoded by the coding sequence ATGACAAAAGAAGAACTTAAGCAAAAGATTTTACAAGTTATAGAAGAAAAGGTTAAAAAAGGTGGGAAAAGCAAAGTTTATTTAAAAGATATTCAAAGAGAACTCCCAGATGTTAGTCCTCGTGATATAAAAAATGCTGCTAATGAATTAGTGAGAGAAGGGAAACTTGAATACTTTTCTTCAGGAAGTACAGTATTATTTGGGATACCCGGTGTAGGGATTGGAGTAGAAACGGCTTTTAAGAAAGAAGAAACAGAAGAATAG
- the tatA gene encoding twin-arginine translocase TatA/TatE family subunit: MFPSLGSQELFIILFLALLIFGAKRLPEVGAGLGKGIRSFKEALKSADVKEDLEKLENKKTETTSPSSVEKSSSKEA; this comes from the coding sequence ATGTTTCCAAGTTTAGGAAGTCAGGAACTGTTTATCATTCTTTTTTTGGCTCTTTTAATTTTCGGTGCAAAAAGGCTACCTGAAGTTGGTGCTGGTTTGGGAAAAGGTATACGTTCTTTTAAAGAGGCTTTAAAAAGTGCAGATGTAAAAGAAGACCTTGAAAAATTAGAAAATAAAAAAACAGAAACCACATCTCCTTCTTCAGTTGAAAAAAGTTCTTCTAAAGAAGCTTAG
- the ilvB gene encoding biosynthetic-type acetolactate synthase large subunit: MTGAQMVIEALKREKVEVIFGYPGGAVIDIYDELYKTPEIKHVLVRHEQGATHAADGYARSTGKVGVVLVTSGPGSTNTVTGIATAYMDSIPIVVFTGQVPTKLIGNDAFQEVDTTGITRPITKHNFLVKRIEDLPRILKAAFYIASTGRPGPVVVDLPKDIQQAKGEFDYPEEINLRSYNPVYDPHIKQVEKAYSLLEQAERPVLLLGGGVISSGASNEAIRLAETLNLPVTMTLMGLGSFPGDHEQSLGMLGMHGTYYANMAVANCDVLLAVGARFDDRVTGKVDAFAPGAKIIHIDIDPASIQKNVKVHVPIVGDCKRALTCLLNIIKNAGKPKKYWKERFKDWWEQIEIWKKRYPLSYKNDPNYIKPQFVIEKLYELTKGEAIIATEVGQNQMWTAQYYKFKYPRTLITSGGLGTMGFGFPAAIGAKMGNPDKLVIDIAGDGSIQMNIQELATAMEQRLPIKIIILNNGYLGMVRQWQELFYGKRYSHVKFHVLPDFVKLAEAYGAVGMKITKPQEVEPALKKILNMDTLAILDVHIAPEEDVFPMVPAGKATTEMILV, from the coding sequence ATGACAGGAGCTCAAATGGTAATTGAAGCTTTAAAAAGAGAAAAGGTAGAAGTGATCTTTGGATATCCTGGTGGAGCAGTAATTGATATTTATGATGAACTTTATAAAACACCTGAAATAAAACATGTTCTTGTAAGACATGAACAAGGAGCTACCCATGCTGCTGACGGATACGCTAGATCTACTGGCAAAGTAGGAGTTGTTTTAGTTACTTCTGGACCAGGATCAACAAACACTGTAACTGGTATAGCTACAGCCTATATGGATTCAATTCCTATAGTAGTGTTTACTGGACAGGTACCTACAAAACTTATTGGAAATGATGCTTTCCAAGAAGTTGATACTACGGGAATAACAAGACCTATTACTAAACATAATTTTTTAGTTAAAAGAATTGAAGATTTACCAAGAATTTTAAAGGCTGCTTTCTATATTGCAAGTACTGGAAGACCTGGACCTGTAGTTGTTGATTTGCCTAAGGATATTCAACAAGCCAAGGGAGAATTTGATTATCCAGAAGAAATAAATTTAAGAAGCTATAATCCTGTTTATGATCCACATATTAAACAAGTAGAAAAAGCATATTCCCTTCTTGAACAGGCTGAAAGACCAGTTTTGCTTCTTGGAGGTGGTGTTATCTCTTCTGGTGCTTCTAATGAGGCAATTAGATTAGCAGAAACTTTAAATCTCCCTGTTACTATGACTCTTATGGGATTAGGTTCATTTCCTGGTGATCATGAACAATCCCTTGGAATGCTTGGTATGCATGGTACTTATTATGCTAATATGGCTGTAGCTAATTGTGATGTTTTATTGGCTGTTGGAGCAAGATTTGATGATCGTGTAACAGGTAAAGTAGATGCTTTTGCTCCCGGAGCTAAAATTATCCATATTGATATAGATCCTGCTTCTATTCAAAAAAATGTTAAAGTCCATGTACCTATAGTTGGTGACTGTAAAAGAGCATTAACATGTCTTTTAAATATTATAAAAAACGCTGGTAAACCTAAAAAATATTGGAAAGAAAGATTTAAAGATTGGTGGGAACAAATTGAGATATGGAAAAAAAGATATCCTTTATCTTATAAAAATGATCCTAATTATATAAAACCTCAATTTGTAATAGAAAAACTCTATGAATTAACAAAAGGTGAAGCAATTATTGCTACCGAAGTTGGACAAAATCAGATGTGGACTGCTCAATATTATAAATTTAAATATCCAAGAACTCTTATCACCTCTGGTGGTTTAGGAACCATGGGATTTGGATTCCCAGCAGCAATTGGAGCTAAAATGGGAAATCCTGATAAATTAGTAATAGATATTGCAGGAGATGGGTCTATTCAGATGAATATTCAAGAATTAGCAACTGCTATGGAACAAAGATTACCTATTAAGATAATTATTCTCAATAATGGATATTTGGGAATGGTAAGACAATGGCAAGAATTGTTTTACGGAAAAAGATATTCCCATGTAAAATTTCATGTATTACCAGATTTTGTTAAATTAGCTGAGGCTTATGGAGCAGTGGGAATGAAAATAACTAAACCACAAGAAGTTGAACCAGCTCTAAAAAAAATTTTAAATATGGATACTTTAGCAATATTAGATGTTCACATTGCTCCAGAAGAAGATGTTTTCCCTATGGTTCCTGCAGGAAAAGCAACCACTGAAATGATCTTAGTATAG
- a CDS encoding transketolase produces MIRLDINKEDLSKEELQALEDAFKRCARRIILATTLAGSGHPGGSLSSLSMLLVIYGIAKVDPKNPRAENRDRIVISHGHISPGVYSVLCEYGFFPEEPFLMEFRRAGSAFAGHVEQAVPGVEWNTGNLGQGLSAACGMAKAIKLKGLNNKVFCLMGDGEQQKGQVIEARRWAVKFGLDNLIVLIDYNKLQIGGDISKVMPQKIKEEILATAWNVIEIDGHNYSEIFKALKKVLNKEVESPENPTAILAHTTMGKGISFMENDPKWHGMALPEDLAKKALEELGFDPKELDILKEKRKNWIISFPHQPHDPLPVKIEIPEPTIYSSETKTDCRSAYGNALAKLAEKNNLPGKPPKILGLTCDLESSVKMGGFKKISPSAFFESGIQEHHTASVSGALSKEGFLVFFSTFGVFAIDEVYNQMRLNSLNKTALKVVSTHLGADVGEDGPTHQCIDYLGILFNLPDFEIYIPADPNQTDHIIRFIAKRPGNIFVGMGRSKVPIITKEDNTPYFDENYKFVPGKADWIRKGNKGVIITYGTMCHYALSAWEILKNKGIEVSLLNVASIKPFPEDDLLEASKFKNIVVVEDHYVETGLGNKIASFFALKEKFVKLKLLGLKGPLSSGSPKELFKLSGLNPENIAKTMEELINA; encoded by the coding sequence ATGATAAGATTAGATATTAATAAAGAGGATCTATCAAAAGAAGAATTACAAGCTTTGGAAGATGCTTTTAAAAGGTGTGCAAGAAGAATTATATTAGCTACTACTTTAGCAGGTAGTGGACATCCAGGTGGTTCTCTTTCATCTTTAAGTATGCTTTTAGTTATATATGGGATTGCAAAAGTTGATCCTAAAAATCCAAGAGCTGAAAATAGAGATAGAATCGTTATAAGTCATGGACATATCAGTCCAGGAGTGTATAGTGTTCTTTGTGAATATGGTTTTTTCCCTGAAGAGCCTTTTTTAATGGAATTTAGAAGGGCTGGATCTGCTTTTGCTGGACATGTAGAACAGGCAGTTCCTGGAGTAGAGTGGAATACCGGAAACTTAGGGCAAGGACTTTCAGCTGCCTGTGGAATGGCTAAAGCTATTAAATTAAAAGGGCTTAATAATAAAGTTTTTTGTTTGATGGGAGATGGTGAGCAACAAAAAGGGCAGGTTATTGAAGCAAGACGTTGGGCTGTAAAATTTGGATTAGATAATTTGATTGTTTTAATTGATTATAACAAACTTCAAATTGGCGGTGATATATCAAAAGTAATGCCCCAAAAAATTAAGGAAGAAATATTGGCAACTGCTTGGAATGTAATAGAAATAGATGGACATAATTATTCTGAAATATTTAAAGCTTTGAAAAAAGTATTAAATAAAGAGGTAGAGAGCCCCGAAAATCCAACTGCTATTTTAGCTCATACTACAATGGGAAAAGGTATTTCCTTTATGGAAAACGATCCAAAATGGCATGGAATGGCTCTTCCAGAAGATTTGGCAAAAAAAGCTTTAGAAGAATTAGGATTTGACCCTAAGGAATTAGATATTCTTAAAGAAAAAAGAAAAAATTGGATAATTTCTTTTCCTCATCAACCACATGATCCTCTTCCAGTTAAAATAGAAATTCCAGAACCAACTATCTATTCTTCTGAAACTAAAACTGATTGTAGAAGTGCATACGGAAATGCACTTGCAAAGTTAGCAGAAAAAAACAATCTTCCTGGCAAACCTCCCAAAATTTTAGGACTAACCTGTGATTTAGAAAGCTCTGTAAAAATGGGAGGATTTAAAAAAATTTCTCCTTCAGCTTTCTTTGAATCTGGCATTCAAGAACATCATACTGCTTCGGTATCTGGAGCTCTTTCTAAAGAGGGATTTTTAGTATTTTTCTCAACCTTTGGTGTCTTCGCAATTGATGAAGTTTATAATCAAATGAGATTGAATTCTCTTAATAAAACTGCTTTGAAGGTTGTATCTACACATTTAGGAGCTGATGTAGGAGAAGACGGTCCTACTCATCAATGCATAGATTATTTAGGAATTTTATTTAATCTTCCAGATTTTGAAATATATATACCTGCAGATCCTAATCAAACAGATCATATAATAAGATTTATTGCTAAAAGACCTGGGAATATTTTTGTTGGTATGGGAAGATCAAAAGTTCCTATTATAACTAAAGAAGATAATACACCTTATTTTGATGAAAATTATAAGTTTGTTCCAGGAAAAGCTGATTGGATAAGGAAAGGAAATAAAGGCGTAATCATTACTTATGGAACTATGTGTCATTATGCTCTTTCTGCTTGGGAAATTCTTAAAAACAAGGGTATTGAAGTTTCATTACTGAATGTAGCCTCCATAAAACCTTTCCCTGAAGATGACCTTTTAGAAGCTTCAAAATTTAAAAATATAGTAGTAGTAGAGGATCATTATGTAGAAACTGGTTTAGGAAATAAAATAGCTTCCTTTTTTGCCTTAAAAGAAAAATTTGTTAAACTTAAACTTTTAGGTTTAAAAGGTCCTCTTTCTTCTGGAAGCCCAAAGGAGCTATTTAAATTATCTGGTCTAAATCCTGAAAATATAGCTAAAACTATGGAAGAATTAATAAATGCATGA
- the dsrA gene encoding dissimilatory-type sulfite reductase subunit alpha, whose amino-acid sequence MSEVKKHDTPMVDELKKGPWPSFVDDIYTYAEKHKKQACFDIMGQLELSYKHKETHWKHGGIVGVFGYGGGVIGRYSDQQEMFPAIWAFHTIRVHQPAAKWYHTSALRKMCDMWDHRGSGIVNFHGSTGDIILLGTVTEQLEYIFYDLTHQLNWDLGGSGSNMRTPACCMGYSLCEWCLFDVQEMDYELSMAFQDELHRPAFPYKFKLKFSGCPLDCVAAVARADLSFIGTWRDDIRIDQEAVRAYVGGELPPNAGAFSDRDWGPFDIKKEVIDLCPTQCMYWDEKEKKLYINNKECNRCMHCIAVMPEALKPGEDTGVCILIGAKSVILEGAQLSTILIPFMKTEPPYDEIKDLVYKIWDWWMENGKNRERVGELIQRVGLNRFLVDVMGIQPIPQHILMPRVDPYIFWREEEVPGGWTRDLAEFRKRHPA is encoded by the coding sequence ATGAGTGAAGTAAAAAAACATGATACTCCAATGGTTGATGAGCTTAAGAAGGGTCCTTGGCCAAGTTTTGTAGATGATATCTATACCTATGCTGAAAAACACAAAAAACAAGCTTGTTTTGACATTATGGGACAGTTAGAGTTATCTTATAAGCACAAGGAAACTCATTGGAAACATGGTGGGATTGTTGGAGTTTTTGGTTATGGAGGAGGGGTTATTGGAAGATATTCTGACCAGCAAGAAATGTTCCCTGCTATATGGGCATTTCACACCATTCGCGTGCACCAGCCAGCTGCAAAGTGGTATCATACTTCTGCCTTAAGAAAAATGTGCGATATGTGGGATCATCGTGGTAGTGGAATTGTTAATTTTCATGGTTCAACAGGTGATATAATTCTTCTTGGCACAGTAACAGAACAATTAGAATATATTTTTTATGATCTTACACATCAACTTAACTGGGATTTAGGAGGTTCTGGTTCTAATATGAGAACTCCTGCTTGTTGTATGGGATATTCTCTTTGTGAATGGTGTTTATTTGATGTTCAAGAAATGGACTATGAATTAAGTATGGCATTTCAGGATGAACTTCATCGTCCCGCTTTTCCATATAAATTTAAACTTAAATTTTCAGGGTGTCCTCTTGATTGTGTAGCAGCTGTTGCAAGGGCAGACTTGTCTTTTATTGGAACCTGGAGAGATGATATAAGAATTGATCAAGAAGCAGTAAGAGCTTATGTAGGTGGTGAGCTTCCACCTAATGCAGGTGCTTTTTCTGATAGAGATTGGGGTCCTTTTGATATTAAAAAAGAAGTAATTGATCTTTGTCCAACTCAGTGTATGTATTGGGATGAAAAAGAAAAGAAACTTTACATTAACAATAAAGAGTGTAATAGATGTATGCATTGTATAGCTGTTATGCCTGAAGCTTTAAAACCAGGGGAAGATACTGGAGTTTGTATCTTAATCGGAGCAAAATCAGTTATTTTAGAGGGTGCTCAGCTTTCAACTATACTTATTCCGTTTATGAAAACAGAACCTCCCTATGATGAAATTAAGGATTTAGTTTATAAGATTTGGGATTGGTGGATGGAAAATGGTAAGAACCGTGAAAGAGTAGGAGAATTAATTCAGAGAGTTGGATTAAATAGATTTTTAGTTGACGTTATGGGAATTCAACCTATACCTCAGCATATTCTTATGCCACGTGTTGATCCTTATATCTTCTGGAGAGAGGAAGAAGTTCCTGGTGGTTGGACAAGGGATCTTGCAGAATTTAGAAAACGTCATCCTGCTTAA
- a CDS encoding aminoglycoside phosphotransferase family protein: MKNLLEFLKNFKIYPKKIEPLKGDGSNRKFFRLYFENSSLILIFPQEGSYGLKEAKAYYELGNFFYKNNISVPKIEFWDQESGILLIEDLGDLKLCDIKNPFPFYYKTLEILVKIQKLASSFPINSTLDTPIYDFNFVWKKEINYFFDWYLKKYRKLKIDPSFKEEIYNWAKERSNFTFKVVLHRDFQSKNLMIKKGEIFVIDFQGARLGPPSYDLASLLFDPYVNHFEDPKLLENFLKYYLSLNEYPENEFLEEFKFLGIIRLMQALAAYCKLSNIGKVWFEKYITIAEKRLFKLLKTFYPELYKLFKKF; this comes from the coding sequence ATGAAAAATTTATTAGAATTTTTGAAAAATTTTAAAATTTATCCTAAAAAAATAGAACCTTTAAAAGGAGATGGATCAAATAGAAAATTTTTTCGTTTATATTTTGAAAATTCTTCTCTAATCCTTATTTTCCCTCAAGAAGGTTCTTATGGATTGAAAGAGGCTAAAGCTTATTACGAATTAGGAAATTTTTTTTATAAAAATAACATATCTGTTCCAAAAATTGAATTTTGGGATCAAGAAAGTGGGATTTTATTAATAGAAGATTTAGGAGATCTTAAACTTTGTGATATCAAAAATCCTTTCCCTTTTTATTATAAAACTTTAGAGATACTGGTTAAAATCCAAAAACTTGCTTCTTCTTTTCCTATAAATTCTACTTTAGATACCCCTATTTATGATTTTAATTTTGTATGGAAAAAAGAGATTAATTATTTTTTTGATTGGTATCTTAAAAAATATAGAAAATTAAAAATAGATCCTTCTTTTAAGGAAGAAATTTATAATTGGGCTAAGGAGAGAAGCAATTTTACTTTTAAGGTGGTTTTACATAGAGATTTTCAAAGCAAAAATCTAATGATCAAAAAGGGTGAAATATTTGTTATAGATTTTCAAGGGGCAAGATTAGGTCCTCCTTCTTATGATTTAGCCTCTCTTTTATTTGATCCCTATGTTAATCATTTTGAGGATCCTAAGCTTTTAGAAAATTTTCTAAAATATTACTTGAGTTTAAATGAATATCCAGAAAATGAATTTTTGGAGGAATTTAAATTTTTAGGAATTATTCGTTTGATGCAAGCTTTAGCAGCTTATTGTAAATTATCTAATATAGGTAAAGTATGGTTTGAAAAATATATTACTATAGCAGAAAAAAGACTTTTTAAACTATTAAAGACCTTTTATCCTGAACTTTATAAACTCTTTAAAAAGTTTTAA
- the dsrB gene encoding dissimilatory-type sulfite reductase subunit beta → MENRITDIGPPYFWQFMPPIVQKNFGKWKSHQIIQPGVIKRVSETGDVIYVVRCGTPRLETTDYIREICEIADKYCGGYVRWTTRNNVEFVVDSEDKLKALLEDLKNRKHPNGSYKFPIGGTGAGVSNIVHTQGWIHCHTPAIDASGIVKSLMDELFEYFGSHKLPAKTKLALACCLNMCGAVHCSDIAIVGIHRKPPFVEDERLEAVCEIPLTIAACPLGAIRPATVEIDGKKKKTVRVNVERCMFCGNCYTMCPAMPLADGEGDCITIVVGGKVSNRISPPKFSRVVLSGIPNEPPRWPTTVKWVKHILEVYAKHARKYERVGDWIQRIGWEKFFELTDIPFTEKCIDDYRLAYVTYRTTTQFKFTKHVKTKLEDYYIQK, encoded by the coding sequence ATGGAAAATAGAATTACAGATATTGGACCTCCCTATTTCTGGCAGTTTATGCCACCTATTGTTCAGAAAAACTTTGGAAAATGGAAATCTCATCAAATTATTCAACCTGGAGTAATAAAAAGAGTTTCAGAAACAGGGGATGTTATCTATGTAGTAAGATGTGGAACTCCAAGATTAGAAACAACTGACTATATAAGAGAAATTTGTGAAATTGCTGATAAATATTGTGGCGGTTATGTACGTTGGACCACAAGAAATAATGTTGAATTTGTTGTAGACTCAGAAGATAAATTAAAAGCACTTCTTGAAGACTTAAAAAATAGAAAACATCCGAATGGTTCTTATAAATTTCCTATTGGTGGGACTGGAGCAGGAGTAAGCAACATTGTACATACTCAAGGTTGGATACATTGTCATACTCCGGCTATTGATGCTTCAGGAATTGTAAAATCCTTAATGGATGAACTTTTTGAATATTTCGGTTCTCACAAGCTACCTGCAAAAACAAAACTTGCTCTTGCTTGTTGTTTAAATATGTGTGGAGCTGTACATTGTTCTGATATTGCTATTGTAGGAATTCATAGAAAACCACCCTTCGTAGAAGATGAGAGATTAGAAGCTGTTTGTGAAATACCTTTAACTATTGCAGCCTGCCCCTTAGGAGCTATTAGACCAGCAACAGTTGAAATTGATGGAAAGAAGAAGAAAACTGTAAGAGTTAATGTAGAGCGTTGCATGTTCTGCGGAAACTGTTATACCATGTGTCCAGCTATGCCACTTGCTGATGGAGAAGGAGACTGTATTACTATAGTAGTTGGTGGAAAGGTATCTAATAGAATCTCTCCACCCAAATTTTCAAGAGTTGTCCTTAGTGGAATTCCTAATGAGCCACCTCGTTGGCCAACTACTGTAAAATGGGTAAAACATATTCTTGAAGTATATGCTAAGCATGCAAGAAAATATGAAAGAGTGGGTGATTGGATCCAAAGAATTGGCTGGGAAAAATTCTTTGAATTAACTGATATTCCCTTCACTGAAAAATGTATTGATGACTATAGATTAGCTTATGTTACTTATAGAACTACTACTCAATTTAAATTCACAAAACATGTAAAAACTAAGTTAGAAGATTATTATATTCAAAAATAA
- the tatC gene encoding twin-arginine translocase subunit TatC, translated as MHEKIEEEKKQTLIDHLIELRGCLIKSFIGWVIGAIVSYLFAEHIINFLLFPLYKVISPQSKVFFRIFPEVFVVYIKLSIIVGFIISSPYIFYQVWLFVAPGLYPHEKKWVKSVVFLTCFSFLIGDLLAYYIFLPAILKFLYSFGEKFLVFKPFLNEYISFVLKIFIIFGVLFQIPSFLFLLSKLDLVTSEQLRNFRPYAIILSFFISAILTSGFDPLNQILLAIPLTLLYEVGILLVRLGEFKKKGG; from the coding sequence ATGCATGAAAAAATAGAAGAAGAGAAAAAACAAACACTTATAGACCACCTTATTGAATTAAGAGGTTGTTTAATTAAATCTTTTATTGGTTGGGTAATAGGTGCGATTGTTTCTTATCTTTTTGCAGAACATATAATTAATTTTTTATTATTTCCTTTATATAAAGTTATTTCTCCTCAGTCTAAGGTTTTTTTTAGAATTTTTCCAGAAGTATTTGTGGTTTATATAAAATTATCTATCATCGTAGGATTTATAATTTCAAGCCCCTACATTTTTTATCAAGTATGGCTATTTGTAGCTCCTGGCCTTTATCCCCATGAAAAAAAATGGGTAAAAAGCGTTGTCTTTTTAACTTGTTTTTCCTTTTTAATAGGAGATTTATTAGCTTATTATATTTTTCTTCCAGCTATTTTAAAATTTTTATATTCTTTTGGAGAAAAATTTCTTGTTTTCAAACCCTTTTTAAATGAATATATATCTTTTGTTTTGAAAATTTTTATTATTTTTGGAGTACTTTTCCAAATTCCTTCTTTTTTATTTCTTCTTTCCAAATTAGATTTAGTTACCTCTGAACAATTAAGAAATTTTAGACCCTATGCTATTATTCTATCTTTTTTTATTTCTGCTATTTTAACCTCAGGTTTTGATCCTTTAAATCAAATTCTTTTAGCTATCCCCTTGACACTTCTTTATGAGGTAGGTATACTTTTAGTAAGATTAGGAGAATTCAAAAAAAAGGGAGGTTAA
- the ilvN gene encoding acetolactate synthase small subunit yields MEEKRHTLSVLVENTPGALARIAGLFSGRGFNIDSLCVAETLDPTLSHLTLVTHGDEFIIEQIIKQLRRLIDVYKVVNVTEEKDYVEREMALIKVRAEKDYREEIFRICEIFRCKIVDVSPRSYIIEVTGDREKLQAVIELLKPIGIKEIARTGIIAMRREKKSS; encoded by the coding sequence ATGGAAGAAAAAAGACATACTCTTTCAGTTTTAGTAGAAAATACTCCAGGTGCTTTGGCAAGGATTGCTGGTCTTTTTAGTGGAAGAGGGTTTAATATTGATAGTCTTTGTGTTGCTGAAACATTAGATCCCACCCTTTCTCATTTAACTTTAGTAACCCATGGAGATGAATTTATTATTGAACAAATTATAAAACAATTAAGAAGACTTATAGATGTATATAAAGTAGTAAATGTTACAGAAGAAAAAGACTATGTAGAAAGAGAAATGGCCTTAATAAAAGTAAGGGCAGAAAAAGATTATAGAGAAGAAATTTTTAGAATATGTGAAATTTTTAGATGTAAAATCGTAGATGTAAGTCCACGAAGCTATATAATTGAAGTCACAGGGGATAGGGAAAAACTCCAAGCAGTAATAGAACTTTTAAAACCAATAGGAATTAAAGAAATTGCAAGAACTGGGATCATAGCTATGAGAAGAGAAAAGAAAAGTTCATAA
- a CDS encoding nucleotidyltransferase family protein, with the protein MQAFILSAGKGTRLLPYTNVLPKPLFPILGKPIIEIILDQLKNLGITFIGINTFHLKEKLINFLKSYQEKNPQIEIRIFEERELMGTGGAIINAKNFFKKETLIINSDILTNFNFKKLFHFFNQSFSPIVMVLYKGENNNVEVDINFRTIISFRNQKENNFTFAGIQIIDPQIIRYFPFKKDLIEIYQNLINQGIKISAYIENNSYFKDIGNIKNYLKAHEDILIKKVNIPETDFYSEPIVVKTKKIGNNVVFKDWVYIEEETFIEKNSQLSKVVTWKGAYIKSGIYENQVLI; encoded by the coding sequence GTGCAAGCTTTTATTCTTTCTGCAGGAAAAGGCACTCGTCTTTTACCTTATACTAATGTCCTACCTAAACCTCTTTTCCCAATTTTAGGAAAACCAATAATTGAAATTATTTTGGATCAACTTAAAAATTTAGGCATAACTTTTATAGGAATAAATACTTTTCATTTAAAAGAAAAACTCATAAATTTTCTTAAATCTTATCAAGAGAAAAATCCACAAATAGAGATAAGGATTTTTGAAGAGAGAGAGCTTATGGGAACAGGAGGCGCTATAATAAATGCTAAAAATTTCTTTAAAAAGGAAACCTTAATTATAAATTCCGACATCCTTACAAATTTTAATTTTAAAAAACTTTTTCACTTTTTTAATCAATCTTTTAGCCCTATTGTTATGGTATTATACAAAGGAGAAAATAATAATGTTGAAGTTGATATTAACTTTAGAACAATTATTTCTTTTAGAAATCAAAAAGAAAATAATTTTACCTTTGCAGGAATCCAAATAATAGATCCTCAAATAATCAGATATTTTCCTTTTAAAAAGGATCTTATTGAAATATATCAAAATTTAATAAACCAAGGTATTAAAATTTCTGCTTATATAGAAAACAATTCCTATTTTAAAGATATAGGAAATATTAAAAATTATCTTAAAGCTCATGAGGATATACTTATAAAGAAAGTTAACATCCCAGAAACAGATTTTTATTCTGAACCAATTGTAGTTAAAACAAAAAAAATAGGAAATAATGTAGTATTTAAAGATTGGGTATATATTGAAGAGGAAACTTTTATTGAGAAAAATTCTCAATTATCAAAAGTTGTAACCTGGAAAGGAGCATATATTAAATCTGGTATATATGAAAATCAAGTTTTAATATGA